The genome window aggtcaagggtaccctggcCTCgacaaggttgggaaacactgatataCATCATTAAAATCTCCTTGAAAATACAGCAATCCAGATGGCAAGTACTTTTGTCAACTTTGTCAATTGTACTGAAAAACCTACCACATTGTAGGGACCAAGTTAATAAATCATAGCTGATGGTTGATGGTAGATAGTAAATGTGGGAGGCTTCGATGGTAACCATAGCTGTCTTCAGGgtggagtgaggaggaactgcaccgGGCATGTCTGCATCCTTCGCCGGccctgcccgcccctgccctgggatgcccccagaatgcctcctcCATGCCCTGGCCACCCCGCCTGAGCATGCGCAGCAGGGTGTCGTTACctcacccaccccattggcactacgccactggctgccTTGGTcatatgtctggtggaacagctctgtgaaATTGCTCTACTCTGTTTAGTGGCTCACGTGAGACATAAAGGGACCCCATGGTTAGTTTAATTTGTGAAACCAGTCTTGTTTCATCAATaatggcttccagtttgcttctgggacCAATTCAAGATGCTGCTGTTGGCGTTAAAAGCCGTATGATGGCTTCAGGCCAGCATCACTGAATGCCCACCTACTTCCATATAAACCTACCCATCCAGTCCACAGTTATTTTCAGAGCCCCTGCTTCAGCTGCCTCCATCATAAAGCTCAATGGGTggcaactgaatacagagtcttctTGGCCATGGCACTGAAACTTTGGAGCTCCCCTCACTGAGCAGATTCATAAGCACATAAGAAAAGCCCAACTGGACCAGATATCATAAGCACATAAGAAAAGCCCGGCTAGaccagaccaaggcccatcaggTCCAGCAGTTtgtccacacagtggccaaccaggtgcctctaggaagccccaAGCAAaacaactgcagcagcattacCCTGCTTGTTTTCCACAACATCTAATATAAAAGGCAGCAcctaatataattataaatatgatagacagcacctaatataatataagaacataagaacaagccagctggatcagaccagagtccatctagtccagctctctgctactcgcagtggcccaccaggtgcctttgggagctcacaggcaggatgtgaacgcaatggccttctgaggctgttgctcctgagcaccctggactgttaaggcatttgcaatctcagatcaaagaggatcaagattggtagccataaatcaacttctcctccataaatctgtccaagccccttttaaagctatccaggttagtggccacttgATGAAGTGACCAATTGATGAAGATTTTGTTAGATTTGGCGAACCCCATAAACTGTCACTGTCCCTCTTCCTAGACTGTGTTGTTATATGTGTGtttcatttaattgttttaatattttatatacacttatattttaaatgttgaataCCTCGATTTTAATGTTTAAGTGTTCACTGCATTGGCCAACCTATTTGGGTATAAAGGTGGCAAAGAAATCTTTTAATGAACAAGCAAATAATAAATGTCTGCTTTGAGTCCTCTTGACCATATGCCCTAGAAGTCCCATGTAGAAACTTAATTCCCAGATGCATGAAAGCCCAATTGAGACTCAAATCATGGTCCATGGGCAGAGACTGATTAAGCGCCTTGCAGAGTTACTGTTGCCCCGCTGGGAAAACTTACGTTCTACCAACCATTACACACAAATTTcctccacaagaagaagaagaagagtttagatttatatcccccctttctctcctgcaggagactcaaaggggcttacaatctccttgcccttgccccctcacaacaaacaccctgacaggtgggtggggctgagagagctccgagaagctgtgactagcccaaggtcacccagctggcgtgtgtgggagtgtacaggctaatctgaattccccagataagcctccacagctcaagcggcagagctgggaatcaaacccagttcctccagattagatacacgagctcttaacctcctacgccactgctgctcacaaggcAAATAACAGCTCCTCAGCACTGTTTCACATCTGGAGAACATttaaagaaatattattttaatgacCCTGAAGGATTGCTAAAAGCAAAAGGCTGTAACATGCCAATGCAAAAAGATCTGGGTTTTGAAACAAAGCAGTCATATCCCAAAGGCAGCAGAGTATGGCCTGATctggtctgatctcagaagctatgcaggatcagtacttgggtgagagaccaccaaggagggctCTGCGGAACAGAGACGTAGCTGGGAAAAACTATGCCCAGACTCCATGTTTTccaccaccccctttcccctcctcctctcccccatgccctcccccccacttactttagtttagCAGCCTGATGGAAACTACACTGGTGGGAACTGCACtgcaaaagcagcctggtgggaactacacttcccaggagaccttgcaagccccaactcctgcagaggctgCCTGGGAAAGTGGGGCTCACAagctctcctgggaagtgtagttcccgcaaggtgctttttcagccagctgcactttacagctggctaaactaaggtaagtggggggaaggggggaattacccccacgtgacccactgGCACACGCGCAGCCcccgtccccttatagctacgcctctgctgtggaGAAgttcaatggcaaactacctctgcttctcgtgtaccttgaaagtctcttgctggGGTTacaataaatcagctgcaacttggcagcactttacacacacatattcatGTCCGCCATTATATTCAAAATGTAGTCTACAAAATGGaaacatgtgtgtgtgagtgtgagtgtgtgtgaaaaagagagagaggttaaTTCCTTACCCACTTCTGGCAAATTCTGCCCAGTACCGCATCACTTTGCGGCTCAGCTCAGCCTCAGCCTTGGTCACGGACTCGTTAGTTCCCCGCACTGTCGACAAGATACCAAACAAGAAAGGCAGCTCGGCTCCATGGGCTGCCCCCATCCATTCATGCCAAATGAAGCCAGAAAAGTGGTGGTTGAAGGAGTAGACATACACAGGACTTCCTGCTTCTGCTACCTTGGCAGCAACTTTAATCAATGGGCATACAAAATAGTAATCTTTTGAGAACTGGGCCAAAGCCTGCCTGTAGTGTTCTGGCCCGTGGCCATTTTCAAGATACTTCAGCACAGCAGCTTCAACATCTTTGACAGTGGGATTTTGCACAGTTACCTTCACTCCTTTCAGAAGCTGCTCCCAGGTCAACATCCCATCACTTTGTATGGCAGCAGGTACGGAATATAACACATAGACTGACCCATCATCACTCGTGATTCCAGCAAGAAGTGGTTTGGCTTGAATCAGTCCACTCTCCAACAGTTTTTGTGGCTCGCCAAGAAGGAAGTCACCATCTGTGGTGGGTGAGAAGAGAAAATTGAACTTATCAAATCCATTCTCTTTTATTTCCATTGTCTGTAGGCAGTTCACAAGAACACTGTGGTTTTGGACAGGACAGCCCAGTAAGAGACCCATTGCCAAGGCACTCCTTTTGAGCATCTCCGGTTCTTTCCAAGCCCAGGGGGCACTGGGAGCTCCACTCTGTAGCACAGCCCGAGCAAACAGAGGCTGACTTGTTGGTGCCAAGAGATGCAAACCCACTGAAGCCGCTCCAGCACTGTGGCCAAGGAGAGTCAACTGAGCTGGGTCACCGCCAAAGATAGCTGCGTTCTCCTTCAACCATTTCACAGCCAGTTGTTGATCCCACAAGCCCATGTTCCCGGGGACATctggagggaagaagagaaaaccTAGAACCCCCAAGCGGTAGTTCATGGAGGCAACTATTACTTTCTCTGTAGCTGCTAAGAATGCTCCGTTGTTCAAGTCAAGAGATCCAGCACCAGCTATATATCCCCCGCCATGGATCCAAACAAGGACAGGAGCTGGTATTGTAGGCTGAGGATTTGGCACCCAGATGTTGAGGAACAAACAGTCTTCTGAAAGCGGGGTATTGGCAACCCATATATTGGAATAAGGCATGGAATAAGAAGTTTCCTGGTGACATGAGTTGCCAAAGCTGGTGGTCTCCAAAACATGGCTCCACGACTGATGTGGCTGAGGCTTCTGGAACCGCAACACGCCCACGGGAGGTTCTGCATAAGGGATGCCCAGATATGCAGTCACAGAACCAGAACCAACCTGAAGCCTCTTGCCTTTAAGTGGTCCGTTACTGGTGACCACCACAGTGTCCTCTTCAGTGGCAGAACAGGAATCCAGCAGGGAGAGGAGGACAACAAGGTGGGAGAATGAAGGGATGAGGGTAAGCATTGCAGCTGCGGAAATAAAAAAAGCCCTCAAAATATATTGTCGAAAATatagtgttgaaaaactctagaatcaagacagtgactgatcagctccacacaaacacaggacaactatagactatagcactcaaagggaacaaagaccaggatacttctattcagatccattcaactattgaccttgctatcttcattgttactcccatgctacagacttctctgtgactcacatgccaggctactctattcagatggcctcaccttttgacctcacagtatatatactccacttgctttccattcctaccatcagatcctctgaagatgccagccacagatgcaggcgaaacgtcaggagagaatgctgctagaacacggccatacagcccggaaaccacacagcaccccagccctCAAAATAGTTATGTAAAATATATCCAGGCTTTGATCCAATACATAAAGCCTCTTTCTAAAATCCCAGTATTTAAGTGCTTgtagggaaaggaggaaaggactgAGAATCCCTCACCACCCACACCATACATAcagatttttgtaaaaaataaagaatTTAAGTATGTGACGTCTGGACATTTTTCTGTGGCCATTGTAAATTCTGTGAATATGCTGAGGATGTGAAAATATTTTTCCATCCCTTTGCTAATTCGAGGTGGCAATTAAGGGAATACTCAACAGGTGCAACCTCCCAGTGCATATATGTGGTATGGTGTGATTTCCCCAGATATTATATCGGAATGACCCAAAGATCTATTAGACAACGAGTCTTGGAACACGTTTCAAATATTCAGAGGTCCAGACTGGACAATCCTCTCACTGAACATTTTCTAGAGTTTGGACATTCACAT of Sphaerodactylus townsendi isolate TG3544 linkage group LG03, MPM_Stown_v2.3, whole genome shotgun sequence contains these proteins:
- the LOC125428974 gene encoding cholinesterase-like, encoding MLTLIPSFSHLVVLLSLLDSCSATEEDTVVVTSNGPLKGKRLQVGSGSVTAYLGIPYAEPPVGVLRFQKPQPHQSWSHVLETTSFGNSCHQETSYSMPYSNIWVANTPLSEDCLFLNIWVPNPQPTIPAPVLVWIHGGGYIAGAGSLDLNNGAFLAATEKVIVASMNYRLGVLGFLFFPPDVPGNMGLWDQQLAVKWLKENAAIFGGDPAQLTLLGHSAGAASVGLHLLAPTSQPLFARAVLQSGAPSAPWAWKEPEMLKRSALAMGLLLGCPVQNHSVLVNCLQTMEIKENGFDKFNFLFSPTTDGDFLLGEPQKLLESGLIQAKPLLAGITSDDGSVYVLYSVPAAIQSDGMLTWEQLLKGVKVTVQNPTVKDVEAAVLKYLENGHGPEHYRQALAQFSKDYYFVCPLIKVAAKVAEAGSPVYVYSFNHHFSGFIWHEWMGAAHGAELPFLFGILSTVRGTNESVTKAEAELSRKVMRYWAEFARSGSPTGSEPS